A stretch of Episyrphus balteatus chromosome 2, idEpiBalt1.1, whole genome shotgun sequence DNA encodes these proteins:
- the LOC129910951 gene encoding cytosol aminopeptidase-like, translating into MAFRAMQAIRFVINRKQNILRTKLIRRYISSDDQHKFAKGLVIGLYEKEDDRPIKLTESGENFDKKVEGQLMQLIKDSDLKGTLGSGTVFSNVDSEYRSVAVVGLGREGAGFNELEMLDEGMENVRTAAGVGARKLQMQGCIEVYVDSMDYPEQAAEGSALAVYRYQDNKKKNEKTNVPKLELYDSSETDAWTRGIFKADAQNLARRLTDAPSNQMTPTMFAQATVDALCPCGMTVEIRAMDWIQQNHLNSFLYIAKGSCEPPVLLEINYCGTSPEDKPILLLGKGITFNSGGISLRQRDGMDQYRGSMAGAAVVVAAIRAAATLSLPINIAAVIPLCENMPSGMSCKPGDVITCLNGKMLAIEQTNKAGVVVMADPLLYAQKAYKPRLVVDVATLGNGVKKGIGSGAAAVFSNSHYLWKQLQKAGSITGDRVWRMPLWKYYQKQVKNSISYDISNTGTGLASSCQAAAVLNEFVPTTDWAHLDIRGVGMLTKEGNIPYLLRNRMTGRPTRTLIQFLYQMACPDQSHKSCK; encoded by the exons ATGGCATTTCGGGCAATGCAAGCAATTCGTTTCGTTATAAAtcgcaaacaaaatattttacgaACAAAATTAATTCGACGTTATATTTCTTCAGATGACCAACATAAATTTGCG AAAGGTTTAGTGATTGGACTTTATGAAAAGGAAGATGATAGACCTATTAAATTGACAGAAAGTGgtgaaaattttgacaaaaaagttGAAGGCCAATTGATGCAGCTGATAAAAGA TTCTGACCTTAAAGGAACCCTTGGATCTGGAACTGTTTTTAGTAACGTTGATTCCGAATACAGGTCCGTTGCAGTAGTTGGTTTAGGACGTGAAGGGGCTGGCTTTAATGAACTTGAAATGCTTGATGAAGGAATG gAAAACGTTCGAACAGCTGCTGGAGTTGGTGCTAGAAAACTTCAAATGCAAGGCTGCATTGAAGTTTACGTAGATTCCATGGACTATCCCGAACAAGCGGCTGAAGGCAGTGCTCTTGCTGTATATAGATATCAGGACAATAAGAAGAAGAACGAAAAAACAAATGTTCCCAAATTAGAACTCTACGATTCGTCAGAAACTGATGCATGGACTCGGGGTATTTTCAAAGCTGATGCTCAGAACTTGGCAAGACGTTTAACTGATGCTCCAAGTAATCAAATGACACCAACAATGTTTGCACAg GCTACTGTCGATGCACTATGTCCATGCGGTATGACTGTTGAAATTCGTGCAATGGATTGGATACAACAAAATCACCTGAATTCGTTCTTGTACATTGCAAAGGGTTCATGTGAACCACCCGTTTTACTTGAGATCAATTATTGTGGTACATCTCCGGAAGATAAGCCAATTTTGTTACTTGGCAAAGGAATAACATTTAACAG tgGTGGCATATCTTTGAGGCAACGTGATGGAATGGATCAATATCGAGGTTCAATGGCTGGAGCTGCTGTTGTGGTCGCTGCTATTCGAGCAGCAGCTACACTTTCACTTCCCATCAATATTGCAGCTGTTATACCTTTGTGTGAAAACATGCCGTCGGGAATGTCCTGCAAGCCTGGCGATGTAATTACCTGCCTAAATGGTAAAATGTTGGCAATAGAG CAAACAAACAAAGCTGGGGTAGTTGTTATGGCTGATCCTTTGCTATATGCCCAAAAAGCCTATAAGCCTCGTTTGGTAGTTGATGTTGCCACACTGGGTAATGGGGTTAAGAAAGGAATTGGCAGTGGAGCTGCAGCAGTTTTTTCCAATTCACACTACCTTTGGAAGCAGTTGCAAAAAGCTGGTTCGATTACTGGCGATAGGGTTTGGAGAATGCCCTTATGGAAGTATTACCAAAAACAAGTGAAAA ATAGTATAAGCTATGATATAAGTAATACTGGTACGGGATTAGCTTCTTCTTGCCAAGCTGCTGCTGTCTTAAAT gaatttGTACCTACTACTGATTGGGCACATTTAGATATAAGAGGTGTTGGTATGCTTACCAAAGAAGGCAATATACCATATCTTTTGCGCAATCGTATGACAGGACGTCCAACAAGGACATTAATACAATTCCTTTATCAAATGGCATGTCCAGATCAATCTCATAAATCTTGTAAATGA